Proteins from a genomic interval of Onychostoma macrolepis isolate SWU-2019 chromosome 17, ASM1243209v1, whole genome shotgun sequence:
- the ahctf1 gene encoding LOW QUALITY PROTEIN: protein ELYS (The sequence of the model RefSeq protein was modified relative to this genomic sequence to represent the inferred CDS: inserted 1 base in 1 codon), whose product MRDLAAQVTSSLLRFPEVTIDALGEDEVTLDSVLHGRFTVGKSGLAWLACGPQLEVVHAVTGERFSAYRFSGVSEHPPTVLAVRDFCWLKRTGLLIGLEEAEGSMLCLYDLGISRVVKAVVIPGRITAIEPLVSYGGASANTQHLHQSLRWFFGVAAVVTDVGHVLLVDLCLDDLSCSQSELEASDLEVVNKSPSEIPRLREGVTQQGRHLCLQISSPTGTGATALQYIQRTNQLAVGFSDGNLQLWNMKTLKKEYHSQLEGGRVPVYAFTFQEPENDPRNCCYLWAVQSAQDHEGDVVSLHLLQLAFGERKCLASGKIIYEGLEYCEERYSQDLSGTTFPLRAQAVNTRLISCQTIEKFRHHPDRDDSMNEVTSPDTSVSVFSWQVKSYGQGQPSNFIGVFDINRWYHAQMPDSLRAGESLRNCPYLAVWSLDCVIEMTAPCILLDILIHERSLSRGLPYTSPPPEQFFSPTTYNFDGSCLLNAGIVHFTCSGYQKETLSYLKKVAPSLGESISSGYSRCLMSGLLSSRLADVQPSSLSQEEQLDAILCTAVETSSLGLITGCIKQWTTEEQPGSAVNLRYILEWAWNKVVCTKEELDEICAPLFDSSANFTDPQTLQLLQHSQRLLANLSTIFHCLLNEAQELTQKGLIGLMNKCMVSSLISQYAQVVLWFCRTGLLPEGSAEDDDVLQISRPFYSHSIIKNYYISQREELRRLAKDKWCADCLMIDGLVSQCGERLTELWKRDEGGTGQYPPPSLHALLDIYLLENIEESAKHAIVIYLLLDVMYSFPNKSGASVESFPTAFAIPIGLVKLVQGLWLLDHHDHESSLELLLHPATSHSLWSWQHERVLLALMCQQKHSVALRYLHVMKPPLCTTNQAKLCLSVLLHNRCIVEAWALLRQHCNKLNMEEMMKFLFETCQELGLMKELLKLPLGLAEQECLERFLQSTGGFQNRELLMVHYLQQANYVPALQLNQTLKVNLAADRDPKMKERSNTRNSILNQYGKILPRIQRKLAIERAKPYQHPATIHREVKRPQPLSTVAKRSASENVMTRAAFINNVLSKIEEVWVGKNTTPDSSPFKSPRESEIQVPSLHLSSPNKPEAFIGTPVNMLTKRMSRLLDLVVQPSSQNSPESSNLPGTPTRSITSWAGPKSVSKAPELSLLQTPQVVKRARALASGPVFSAFTPQSILRSSLRPTPVATPSASPGRSVTPPLRSKESRITFIEEADSPEAPKGSVHWNNGIAINRELNTPKRSSPPPKASFAAWSEHSDAEEEEADLKRTYMPSLEKRENPDVESESGSSVKEIPATESKPVLPALVRRPSLGQEASLVSNQSDTTLEFHDAPEDLMATQANSSVDREVTVRLPDTSQECEAPVEDITTAELPSITLPEEELKIPQESDTEEDSSHGKRPSDAQEAQSRSGKLEVHVDIENDRVREVTEDQLEETSEAQVLKPDVVTELELVVPVQEPSLESLAEISKQHEIQEPTEAEDSQNTSSIFVEALSFPPTIEPVNKFMEENTAYDTIDEPAVTKVSEAVPEQLVCEASVSEIPAVELVNHEQMTSESEMNEECKEESMETSDLDAFVEHHLFGPDLSPSLTRSSIREGSPKSEPGSDIKEVQPTSENDADLKTQTSEPATSESRSVVSLNDTDSSEDSALESSSEDEEESEDEKVEDSGSEVEIIDEVKGNGSTNHQPAPAFYMEELPPHEHYLQEQANAVLSLVTPEAQLKVLDTDIPEEEGEVVMVGLGTADLDEEDAMCYTELKPSTTLLVPVEMAEEQHTHLVDGGTLQTLSSASDGTMPEESDGFTLMLDPDVEELPDASELDHNAALLPLCEPEEPQDVENQLITNSELVILEHTVQVPDNKLEDIKDLVSDIEPVVMGAPKIEDQPAEVLQTVEQIVTPEAEPSLQETKDLSNGDGLESGPCEMQEESHTPLHGEVLESSLPEKVFPSEELLGKVSEVATLDTEVSTAVKDNITESNQIDTTLLLAGEVEELSTTKQMGRPKSPGRPKSPARTKVERSGKDTEEILENIKEVQRSPSRRTRKTVTFPVPILDGEKDLTEEEQMDSQVPSTPRRVTRSGKQLQDYQVPVTPRRSTRKADSEQRANENDQDMASEKVSKPSSPARKTPQKATPRKGSXRTRSTVVDDDDDDEALFTDPVPSDNSETQARHSTRKSQAPSVEVPEAHQEVPEETIQSAKAHSSPSRVTRMSTRGLALESIQQDPAEEATTLNQPLRTPPRSRRKTVASTAEKVNNATFIIDDAQLQSVSRRLTRSRHWNQGEDLDKERPDLTPLKVETEAPQADALVERLKDEEAREESVPVVTEIIRAKRRPTRSAAPPSQNETQMADIEESKLVVSDEIQEHASKSHASARRTRASKVAEQNSMAVIDSVTPLADLKRTRGRRKGTVVLNEVEVPEVLSSPVSQTHSSGGEVDSQSKEDNGPLDDVAVETEIVKPRKKRTTSRTKSAPEPPPPVEISFLSPLASPAEPIARTENRTEEKETPSLRMNLRRKRMMDAIFPKPVTRRKKL is encoded by the exons ATGCGTGACCTGGCAGCCCAAGTCACCAGCAGCTTGCTGCGCTTCCCAGAGGTGACGATAGACGCTCTAGGGGAGGATGAAGTTACGCTGGACTCTGTGCTGCATGGGAGATTTACTGTTG GGAAAAGTGGACTGGCCTGGCTTGCCTGCGGGCCTCAATTGGAAGTGGTCCATGCTGTTACTGGAGAGCGTTTCTCTGCCTACCGCTTCAGCGGGGTGTCCGAGCACCCACCCACAGTGCTGGCCGTGCGGGACTTCTGTTGGCTGAAGCGAACAGGGCTGCTCATCGGTCTGGAGGAAGCCGAGGGCAGCATGTTGTGTCTGTATGATCTTGGTATCTCCCGTGTCGTCAAGGCTGTGGTGATCCCAGGCAGA ATCACAGCCATTGAGCCTCTTGTTAGTTATGGAGGGGCCAGCGCTAACACGCAGCATCTGCACCAGAGTCTGCGCTGGTTCTTCGGTGTGGCTGCTGTGGTCACAGACGTCGGTCATGTACTGCTGGTTGATCTTTGTCTGGATGACCTGTCCTGTAGTCAGAGCGAACTGGAAGCTTCAG ATCTAGAGGTGGTCAATAAGTCTCCGTCTGAGATCCCACGTTTACGGGAGGGTGTGACACAGCAGGGCAGACACCTGTGTCTTCAGATCAGCAGCCCCACAGGTACTGGAGCGACGGCCCTGCAGTACATCCAGCGCACCAACCAGCTCGCTGTGGGCTTTTCAGATGGCAACCTGCAGCTCTGGAACATGAAGACCCTCAAAAAAGA ATATCACTCACAGCTAGAGGGTGGCAGAGTGCCTGTCTATGCATTTACCTTCCAGGAGCCGGAGAATGACCCACGGAACTGCTGCTATCTGTGGGCAGTGCAGTCTGCACAGGATCA TGAGGGGGATGTAGTCAGCCTCCATTTATTACAACTGGCTTTTGGGGAGAGAAAGTGCTTGGCTTCAGGGAAAATTATTTATGAG GGTCTGGAGTATTGTGAGGAACGTTACAGTCAGGACTTGAGTGGTACAACATTTCCTCTAAGAGCCCAGGCCGTCAATACCCGTCTGATCAGCTGTCAGACCATAGAGAAGTTTCGCCACCACCCTGATCGTGACGACAGCATGAATGAAG TGACATCTCCTGATACAAGTGTGTCAGTTTTTAGCTGGCAAGTTAAATCGTATGGACAAGGCCAGCCATCGAACTTCATAGGTGTTTTTGACATTAACCGATGGTACCATGCTCAGATGCCAGATTCGTTAAG AGCGGGAGAATCTTTACGAAACTGTCCGTATCTGGCAGTGTGGTCTCTTGACTGTGTGATCGAAATGACAGCTCCCTGTATACTGTTGGACATCCTGATTCATGAGCGCAGTCTAAGTAGGGGTCTGCCCTACACCTCTCCTCCACCGGAACAGTTCTTCAGTCCCACAACCTACAACTTTG ATGGAAGTTGTTTGCTTAATGCTGGTATTGTGCACTTTACTTGCTCTGGCTATCAGAAAGAG ACCCTGAGCTACTTGAAGAAGGTGGCACCAAGTTTAGGTGAAAGCATTTCTAGTGGATACTCACGCTGTCTCATGTCTGGCCTCCTATCCTCTCGTCTGGCTGATGTCCAGCCCTCCAGCCTCTCACAG GAAGAGCAGCTTGATGCCATCTTGTGCACTGCTGTGGAGACAAGCTCATTGGGGCTCATCACTGGATGTATTAAACAGTGGACCACTGAAG AGCAACCAGGGTCAGCCGTCAATCTGCGCTACATACTGGAGTGGGCCTGGAATAAGGTTGTGTGCACCAAAGAAGAACTTGATGAAATAT GTGCTCCGCTCTTTGACAGCTCTGCAAACTTCACAGACCCCCAGACACTGCAGCTGCTACAGCACAGTCAGCGCTTGCTGGCAAACCTCAGCACCATTTTCCACTGTTTGCTAAATGAGGCTCAGGAGCTCACACAGAAAG GGTTGATTGGACTCATGAATAAATGCATGGTGTCTAGCTTGATCTCCCAGTATGCTCAGGTGGTTCTGTGGTTCTGCCGGACTGGTCTACTTCCAGAGGGCTCTG CGGAGGATGATGATGTTCTGCAGATATCAAGGCCCTTTTACAGTCATTCTATTATAAAGAATTATTACATCAGCCAGAGGGAGGAGCTGCGGCGACTGGCCAA GGACAAGTGGTGTGCAGACTGCCTCATGATTGATGGCCTGGTGAGTCAGTGTGGGGAACGCCTTACAGAACTTTGGAAAAGGGACGAGGGTGGAACAGGACAGTATCCTCCCCCATCACTTCAT GCCTTGCTGGATATTTACCTCCTGGAAAACATTGAAGAATCTGCCAAACATGCTATT GTTATTTATTTGCTACTGGATGTGATGTACTCATTTCCTAATAAAAGCGGGGCATCCGTGGAGTCTTTTCCCACCGCGTTTGCCATTCCCATTGGGTTGGTGAAACTGGTACAAGGCCTGTGGTTGCTAGATCATCATGATCATgag AGCTCTTTGGAGCTGCTGTTGCACCCAGCCACCAGTCACTCTCTGTGGAGCTGGCAGCACGAGCGTGTCTTGCTGGCTTTGATGTGCCAACAGAAACACAGCGTTGCCCTGCGCTACCTGCATGTGATGAAGCCTCCCCTGTGCACTACCAACCAAGCCAAGTTGTGCCTCTCTGTCCTGCTTCATAACAG GTGTATTGTGGAGGCCTGGGCTTTGTTAAGGCAGCATTGTAACAAATTGAACATGGAGGAGATGATGAAGTTTCTTTTTGAGACCTGTCAGGAGCTGGGACTGATGAAAGAGCTGCTAAAGCTGCCTCTTGGACTTGCAGAACAG GAGTGTTTGGAGCGGTTCCTTCAAAGCACTGGAGGTTTCCAGAATCGGGAGCTGCTCATGGTCCACTACCTCCAACAGGCAAATTATGTGCCTGCACTTCAACTCAACCAGACCCTCAAAGTGAACCTAGCA GCTGATCGAGATCCTAAAATGAAGGAAAGGTCAAACACAAGGAACTCCATTCTCAATCAGTACGGGAAGATTCTTCCTCGGATTCAACGGAAATTAGCCATTGAACGAGCAAAACCATACCAACACCCTGCTACAATTCACAGAGAAG TTAAAAGACCTCAGCCTCTGTCAACTGTAGCTAAACGTTCAGCCTCTGAAAATGTGATGACCAGAGCAGCCTTTATCAATAATGTCCTCTCAAAGATAGAGGAAGTATGGGTTGGCAAGAACACCACTCCCGATTCATCTCCCTTCAAAAG CCCCAGAGAGTCTGAAATACAAGTGCCTAGCCTACATCTGTCCTCTCCAAATAAACCCGAGGCCTTTATAGGAACTCCTGTAAACATGCTAACCAAAAGAATGTCCAG GCTTCTGGATTTGGTTGTGCAGCCTTCTTCCCAGAATTCTCCAGAGAGCTCTAATTTACCTGGTACTCCTACAAGGTCCATTACCTCATGGGCTGGACCGAAGAGTGTCAGCAAGGCTCCTGAGCTCAGTCTGCTGCAAACTCCACAAGTGGTAAAG AGAGCTCGAGCTTTGGCGTCAGGCCCTGTTTTCTCAGCCTTCACCCCACAGTCTATTCTGAGAAGCAGCCTACGTCCCACTCCTGTGGCCACCCCTTCTGCCTCCCCAGGCCGATCAGTCACTCCTCCTCTCCGCTCCAAAGAGAGCCGTATTACCTTCATAGAGGAGGCTGATTCTCCGGAAGCTCCCAAGGGCTCTGTACACTGGAACAATGGG ATTGCGATTAACAGGGAGCTTAATACACCTAAGAGATCTTCCCCACCTCCTAAAGCAAGTTTTGCAGCCTGGAGTGAACATTCAGATGCTGAAGAGGAAGAAGCAGATCTAAAGAGGACCTACATGCCCTCactagaaaagagagaaaatcctGATGTAGAATCTGAGAGTGGATCCTCTGTCAAAGAGATCCCCGCAACAGAGTCCAAACCAGTGCTTCCCGCTCTTGTGCGACGACCTAGTCTGGGGCAAGAAGCAAGTCTTGTATCCAATCAGTCCGATACCACTCTTGAGTTCCATGATGCTCCTGAGGATCTTATGGCAACACAGGCAAACAGCAGTGTGGATCGGGAGGTGACCGTAAGACTTCCAGACACTTCACAGGAATGTGAGGCTCCTGTAGAAGACATCACAACTGCAGAATTACCCTCTATTACGCTGCCTGAGGAAGAGCTGAAAATACCTCAGGAGAGTGATACAGAGGAAGACTCGTCCCATGGAAAGAGACCTTCAGATGCGCAAGAAGCCCAAAGTAGGAGTGGAAAGCTTGAGGTGCATGTTGATATTGAGAACGATCGTGTGAGGGAAGTAACTGAGGATCAGCTTGAGGAAACTTCAGAAGCTCAGGTTCTCAAGCCAGATGTAGTTACGGAACTGGAGCTTGTTGTTCCAGTTCAGGAACCAAGCTTAGAGTCTTTGGCTGAGATTTCTAAACAGCATGAAATCCAGGAACCAACTGAAGCTGAAGATTCACAAAACACATCCTCCATTTTTGTTGAAGCTCTTAGTTTTCCTCCTACTATAGAGCCTGTGAACAAGTTTATGGAAGAAAATACTGCTTATGACACTATTGATGAACCAGCTGTCACCAAGGTATCGGAGGCAGTACCAGAACAACTAGTTTGTGAGGCTTCTGTATCTGAGATTCCAGCGGTTGAGTTGGTGAACCACGAACAAATGACTAGTGAATCTGAGATGAATGAAGAATGTAAAGAGGAATCTATGGAAACCTCag atttggATGCCTTTGtggaacatcatttatttggcCCCGATCTGTCTCCATCTTTAACCCGGTCCAGTATTAGGGAGGGATCGCCCAAAAG TGAACCAGGTAGTGACATTAAAGAAGTTCAGCCCACTTCTGAGAATGATGCAGATCTGAAAACACAGACATCAGAACCTGCTACCTCAGAGTCCAGAT CTGTAGTGAGCTTGAATGACACTGACTCCTCTGAAGATTCAGCACTGGAGAGCTCATCAGAGGATGAAGAAGAATCTGAAGATGAGAAGGTGGAGGACTCCGGTAGTGAGGTTGAGATTATTGATGAAGTAAAGGGTAATGGCAGCACTAACCACCAGCCTGCTCCTGCCTTTTACATGGAGGAACTCCCACCGCATGAGCATTACCTCCAGGAACAAGCCAATGCTGTGCTATCACTGGTTACACCTGAGGCACAGCTGAAA GTTCTAGACACTGACATCCCAGAGGAAGAAGGTGAAGTTGTAATGGTTGGCCTTGGCACTGCAGATCTAGATGAGGAAGATGCAATGTGTTATACTGAGCTTAAGCCATCCACCACTCTCCTGGTGCCTGTAGAGATGGCTGAGGAGCAGCATACACATCTTGTAGATGGAGGAACTTTACAGACCCTCAGCAGTGCATCAGATGGTACAATGCCAGAAGAGTCAGATGGTTTCACGCTCATGCTTGATCCAGATGTAGAGGAACTGCCTGATGCTTCAGAGTTGGACCACAATGCAGCATTGCTACCTCTATGTGAACCAGAAGAACCTCAGGATGTGGAGAATCAGCTCATAACTAACTCTGAGCTTGTCATCTTGGAGCATACGGTTCAAGTTCCTGACAACAAATTGGAAGACATAAAAGACTTGGTATCAGACATTGAACCTGTTGTCATGGGTGCTCCTAAAATTGAAGACCAACCAGCTGAGGTCCTCCAGACGGTGGAACAAATAGTCACACCAGAAGCAGAACCTTCTCTTCAAGAAACAAAAGATCTTTCCAATGGTGATGGGCTAGAATCTGGTCCTTGTGAGATGCAGGAAGAATCACATACTCCTCTTCATGGGGAAGTGTTGGAGTCTTCTCTGCCAGAGAAAGTCTTTCCTTCAGAAGAACTTTTAGGGAAGGTCAGTGAAGTTGCTACATTGGACACAGAGGTGTCAACTGCTGTAAAAGATAATATAACTGAGTCTAACCAAATAGACACTACACTCTTATTGGCTGGAGAAGTTGAGGAACTTTCCACAACCAAACAAATGGGAAGGCCTAAGTCACCAGGAAGACCCAAGTCACCGGCAAGAACAAAAGTTGAAAGATCTGGAAAAGATACTGAGGAAATTTTGGAGAACATTAAAGAGGTTCAGCGCAGCCCATCACGGAGAACTAGGAAAACAGTAACATTCCCTGTACCCATCCTTGATGGAGAGAAGGATCTTACTGAAGAGGAACAAATGGATTCTCAAGTACCTTCAACACCAAGACGCGTTACAAGGAGTGGCAAACAGCTCCAAGACTATCAAGTTCCTGTTACACCCCGAAGAAGCACAAGAAAAGCAGATTCAGAACAGCGGGCTAATGAGAATGACCAAGACATGGCTTCTGAGAAAGTATCAAAGCCTTCAAGTCCGGCACGAAAGACCCCACAGAAAGCTACACCTAGGAAAGGAT CAAGAACCAGGAGCACAGtggttgatgatgatgatgatgatgaggccCTGTTCACTGATCCTGTTCCCAGTGACAACTCAGAAACACAGGCCAGGCACAGTACCAGAAAATCCCAAGCACCAAGTGTTGAAGTTCCAGAAGCTCATCAAGAAGTCCCAGAGGAGACAATACAGTCTGCCAAAGCACATAGTAGTCCTAGTAGGGTTACACGCATGTCTACCAGAGGACTAGCATTAGAAAGTATCCAGCAAGATCCTGCAGAAGAAGCCACAACCCTAAATCAACCTCTTAGAACTCCTCCAAGAAGCAGGAGGAAGACTGTGGCCAGCACTGCAGAAAAAGTGAACAATGCAACCTTTATTATTGATGATGCACAACTTCAGAGTGTTTCAAGAAGACTTACGAGAAGCCGGCACTGGAATCAAGGTGAGGATCTTGATAAAGAAAGACCCGATTTGACTCCTTTGAAAGTGGAGACTGAAGCTCCCCAAGCTGATGCCCTTGTAGAGCGACTCAAAGATGAGGAAGCCAGGGAAGAGAGTGTTCCTGTTGTAACTGAAATTATACGTGCCAAGAGAAGACCTACTAGATCTGCAGCACCTCCTTCACAGaatgaaactcaaatggcaGACATTGAAGAGTCAAAATTGGTGGTGTCCGATGAAATACAGGAACATGCAAGCAAGTCACATGCAAGTGCTAGACGTACACGAGCGAGCAAGGTGGCAGAACAAAACTCTATGGCTGTCATCGATTCAGTTACTCCTTTAGCTGATTTGAAACGAACAAGAG GAAGGAGAAAAGGAACTGTTGTGCTAAATGAAGTTGAAGTTCCAGAGGTTTTGTCATCTCCTGTGTCTCAAACCCATAGCTCAGGAGGTGAAGTTGATTCTCAATCCAAAGAG GACAATGGCCCTCTAGATGATGTTGCAGTTGAAACTGAGATTGTCAAGCCCAGAAAGAAGAGGACAACCAG CAGAACAAAATCTGCTCCAGAACCTCCACCTCCTGTTGAGATCAGTTTCCTCTCTCCCCTTGCCAGTCCGGCTGAACCGATCGCTAGAACCGAAAACAGAACGGAAGAAAAGGAAACCCCTTCCCTGAGGATGAACCTGCGCCGCAAACGCATGATGGATGCCATTTTTCCTAAACCTGTAACGAGGAGGAAGAAGCTTTGA